CGCGGCGGTGGGCAGCGCGGTGCTGGTCGGCGCGCTGGTCGTGGGCGATTCCGTCCGGCACAGCCTCCAGCGGTTCGCCCTGCTCCGGCTGGGCAAAGTCGATGTCGCGCTGGCTTCCGGCGACCGGTTCTTTCGCGCGGAATTGTTGTCGAGCCGGACCAACAGCCTGGACAACGTCGGCGTGACAGCGCTGCAATTGCCGGCAACCGCCAGCGCGGACGGCGGCGCGCGGCGCGCGAATCGCGTCCAACTACTGGGCGTCGATGAACGCTTCTGGAATCTGGCCGAGCAACCGCCGGTGTTCGAGTTTCCCACGCAGGACAGCGTCGTCTTGAACCGCGCACTGGCGGAGCAACTCGCCGCGAAGCCAGGCGATGCCGTTCTGCTCCGCGTGCCGAAGGCGAGCCGTCTTTCCCGCGAAGCGCCGATTTCGCCGCAAGAGGATTCCTCCGTCGCCTTGCGCCTGACCGTGCGCGCGATTGCGTCGGACGAAGAATTCGGGCGGTTCAGCCTTCACGCCAGCCAGGCGCCTCCCTTCAACGCGTTCGTGTCCCTCCCGTGGCTGCAGGAACAACTGAAATTGCCGGGCCGCGCCAATCTGGTCCTCATGGTGATGGACCGGGACCCTTGGGCATTGCCGACGGCCACGGCCGCGTTGCGGAGAGCGTGGGACCTGGCGGACGCAGAATTGGAACTGCGCGAAATTCCCGAAGCCAACGCGCTGGAGTTGCGCACGAGCCGCGTGTTTCTCGACGCGCCGATTACGGACACGGCGCTGAAAGCGGCCACGAACGCCTCCGGCGTGCTCACGTATTTCGTCAACGAACTGCGCGCGGGCGATCGCGCGGCGCCGTATTCGATGGTGACGGCGATTGGCGAACCGATCGTTCCAAGGGACATGCGCGACGACGAGATTCTCATCAACCAGTGGCTCGCGGAGGATCTCAACGCGAAGCCGGGCGACGAACTGGCGTTGAGTTATTACGTCGTCGGCATCATGCGCAAGATGGAGGAACGCACGAGCCGGTTCCGCATTCGGGCGATTGTGCCGATGGCCCGACCTTACGCTGATCGCTCGCTCATGCCGGATTTTCCGGGAATGGTGGAGGCGAAGAATTGCCGGGATTGGGACACCGGATTTCCCATTGCGCTCGATAAGATGCGGCAGAAGGACAACGACTATTGGGAGGAACACAAAGGAACGCCCAAGGCGTTTGTCACGCTGGCGGCCGGGCAAAAGATGTGGACGAACCGCTTCGGCAATCTGACGGCGGTGCGATTTCCGCCCTCTCACCCCATCCCTCTCCCCCTCGGGGGGGGAGAGGGTGTCCGCAGGACGGGAGAGGGGGCCGTTCGTGAGGCCGAGAGCGTCGATGCGCAAACCGTCTCGGGAAATTCACTGCCTGCATCGCCCGCGCCAGCTTCCGATCTGGCGAACTTGAGAACTAGAGTCCGAGACGCGATTCTGGAGAAGCTCGATCCGGCATCGATTGGATTCAATTTTGAACCGGTCCGGAAACAAGCGCTGGACGCCGTCGCGCAGGCGCAAGATTTCGGGCAGCTTTTCCTTGGCTTCAGTTTCTTTCTCATCGTCGCAGCGTTGCTTTTGATGGGACTGCTGTTCCAGTTTGGGATCGAACAGCGCACCACCGAAGTCGGCACGTTGCTGGCGCTGGGCTTCACGCCGCGGCAAGTCCGGCGTTTGCTGATTTTCGAGGGCGGCGGCCTGGCCTTGCTCGGAGGCGCGGCCGGGACTTTGGGCGGTTGCGCCTATGCCTGGGCGATGTTGCGCGGTCTGGCCACGATCTGGCGCGACGCTTCGGGCACGTCGGCGCTGCGTTTTCACGCGGAGCCACTCTCGTTGGCGATCGGCGGATTTGCGGGCGCACTGGTGGCGTGGCTGACGATCTGGCTCGTGCTGCGGAAACAGGCGCAACAACCCGCGCGAGAGTTGTTGGCCGGGGGCGGGGATTTGAACCTCCAAGCCACGGCCTGGAAGGAATCGGCACGCTCGGTTGTCGAAGCGCGCGTTCCCCCTCACCCCGGCCCTCTCCCTTGGGGAGAGGGAGAATCGTTTGCGGCTGTTCGACAAACCGAACGCGGTCGGCTGGTTCCCACGCCGGCTTTGGATTTCCCTCTCCCTCAGGGAGAGGGCCAGGGTGAGGGGGAAGGAGACATGATTCTTCGACGGACTGACTCCTTGTCTGCGGCGAGATTCTACTCGGCTCGGTCAAATCGCAGTCTGTGGCTCGCTGTTGCCGGAGTGATTCTGAGTTCGATCATTCTCGGCGCGGCGATCTTCATGAACCGGGAGACAGGCGCGGGGGCCTTCTTCGGAGCGGGCGCGCTGTTGCTGATTTCCGGATTAGCTTTCGCGGCCGCGTTTTTGACTGCTTTGACTTACTCCGGAGCGGCGGCGCGCCCGACCCTGAGCGCCCTGGGCGTGAGGAACGCGACGCGCCGGCGCAAGCGCAGTCTGGCCACGGTCGGGTTGCTCGCCAGCGGGAGTTTCATGATCCTGGCCGTCGGCGTGTTCCGGCTGGATTCCGAGATCGACGCGGCAAGGCGTTCCTCCGGCACGGGCGGTTTTGCTTTGATCGGCGAAGCGACTTATCCGGTCGTCCACGATCTGAATTCCGCCGAAGGCCGGGAATTCTTTGGCCTGGACACGAATGATTTCGCGGGCACGGCGATTGTGCCGTTGCGCGTACGGGACGGCGAAGACGCGAGCTGTCTCAATTTGAATCGCGCCCAGAAGCCGCGGCTGCTCGGCGTGCAACCGGAGTTGCTCGACCAGCGAAACGCCTTCACGTTTGCCGCGGTCGCAAAGGGGTTGCCCACGGATCATCCCTGGTTGCTGCTCAGCCGAAGCGGCGAGGGCGAGGTTCCCGCCATCGGCGACCAGGCTTCTATTCAGTGGGCGCTGGGAAAAAAGGTCGGCGACACCTTGGATTACACCGACGAACGCGGACAGGTCTTCAAGATTCGCCTGGTGGCGTCCGTGGCGAACTCGATTCTCCAGGGGAACCTTCTGATTGGCGAAGACGAGTTCCGCGCGCGGTTCACGCACGAAGAAGGATATCGAATGTTCCTGATCGACGCGCCGTCGAACCGGGTGGGCAAAATCTCGGCGGCTTTGTCGCGCGCCTTGCAAGATCTGGGCCTCGAACTGACGCCGGCGTCGCGGCGGCTGGCGGCGTTCAACGCGGTGCAGAATACTTATCTGAACACGTTTCAAGTGCTGGGGGGACTGGGCTTGCTCCTCGGCAGCGTGGGGCTGGGCGTCGTGGTGTTGCGAAACGTGTTGGAACGGCGCGGCGAACTGGCGTTGCTGCTGGCGGTGGGATTTCGGCCGCGCGTGTTGCGATGGCTGGTGTTGAGCGAACACGGGGCGTTGCTGCTGGCGGGATCCGGCATCGGTGTGTTGGCGGCGCTGATCGCGGTGGCGCCTGCGATTCTTTCGGCGGCGGCAAATGTGCCGGTTCGATCGCTCGCGCTCGTGCTGGGCGGCGTGTGGCTGAGCGGCGCGCTCTGGACCTGGCTGGCGACGCGGCTGGCGCTGCGGGGGCGGTTGCTGGACGCGTTGAGGTCGGAGTGAAACGTGAAACGTAAAGCGTAAAACGTAATTCGTAGTCGGTGAACTGAGAAATACAACTCGTGACTCGGATGTTTGACAGAATGAATTCGAGAAGAGATCTGGCGTTTTTGTTGGTGGTCACGTTGCTGGCGGTTTGCCGTGGCGTGGTCATGGGATCTGATTCCGGCGCGAAGGCGCTGTACCAAAATGATCTGGAAAAGTGCGCCGTCGGTTCCGTGTCCGAGGAGTTTCTCGTGCTCGACGGCGCTTTCAAGGTTCAGGAAGAAGGAGGAAACAAGTTTCTGGAATTGCCGGGCGCGCCGCTCGACACGTTCGGCGTTCTGTTCGGCCCGACCGAGCAGGACGGAATTGCCGTGGCGGCGCGCGTGTTCGGCACGGGCAAAGGCCGGCGATATCCGGCGTTCGGCGTGGGCTTGAACGGCGTCGGCGGGTTCAAGCTGCAAGTCAGTCCGGGCAAAAAGGCGGTGGAGATTCTCCGGGGCGACGCGCTGAAACAATCGATTCCTTACGAGTGGCCGTCGGGCCAGTGGGTCCATCTGCGATTGGACCTTCGGAAATCCAAAGGCGGCGGATGGACGGTGTCGGGCAAAGTCTGGGGAGCGGGCCAGCGCGAACCCGCGGCGCCAACCATTTCAATTGAGGACAAGGAAGAACCTCTGGCAGGCCGCGCGTCGATCTGGGGCATGCCGTACTCCGGGACGCCGATCCGGTTCGACGACCTTGTCGTCCTTTCTTCAGCCGCTGAGTAAGTTGCCGCGCACGAGGATCTCGGTTCTTCCGATCTTCAGACATTTGAGCCTCGTTACTGTGCAGTCCGTGGGATAAGCTACAGCGCTTGGTTATTGGACGCCGCGTTCCCCCTCACCCTGGCCCTCTCCCTCAGGGAGAGGGAATCCTGCGCCGGCGTATCGACCGATCCACCACGGTCAGCTTGTCGGAGTGCGGCAAACGATTCTCCCTCTCCCCAAGGGAGAGGGCCGGGATGAGGGGGAAGAAGTGTCGCCTATCCTGCGGTCTTCTCAGTAACTCGGCGGCTACGACCGGCGGGAATTTGCAGACACGCTTCTGAGAAGATTCGTGCGATTCCTGGAGATTCCTGGAATTTTCTGCATGGTCCACGGCGTTTTGAATTTACTCCGGTTCCTCGGACGAGTAGGAAGAGCCAAACGAGTTTCCCATGAAAGCCAAAATCCATTCTCGACGGGCCACGCCATTGTTGTGGGTGGCAAACTTCGCAATCCTCCTCACCCTCGCTCCGGCGACGGCATTCGGTCAGGCGGCCAGCACCGCAAAACTTATCGCGTATTGGGACTTCAACGACGCCAGTGTGGCGAAGAAAGCGCCGGACAAGCTGCACGGTTTCACCGGGGCGCTCGAAACAGGCGCGAATTATTCGGCGGACAAGGGTGGGCGGACCGGCCAGGCGGGCGATCGCGCCCTGGACCTCAGCACCACCGCCGCCCGCCGGTTCGTCCGCGTCTCGAACGCCGGCTGGCTCAACAAGACCGCCGCCGGCGACCAGGTCACCGTGGCGTTCTGGCAGAAACTCGTCGTGGTCGCCAACAGTTCGGCGTTCTGGATGAATTCGCCTTCCAGTTCCGGCACGTTCCGCGGGTTTCAGGCGCACGTTCCGTGGGGCAACCGAAACCTTTACTTCGACACGGCCGGTTGCTGCGATGGCGGCACGCAACGCATCTTCGCCAACATCGACACGCTGGACGCCAACTTCAATTTCATGCAATGGCATCACTTCGCGTTCGTGAAAAAGGCGTCCACCAAACAAATCTGGATCAACGGCGCCCTTTTCCTAGAAGGCGAGAACACCTCGCCGTTGCCGACGGATTTTTCCGAAATTCTCATCGGGGCCGACGGCGCAGGCGGCGGCAACACCCAGGGCTGGATTGACGACTTCGCGATTTTCTCCAGCGCCCTCGAACCATCGCAAATCACCTCGCTCGCCCAGGGCGCATTGCCCGTGAGCTTCGACAAAGACGCGGATGGCGATGGCATCCCCGATTGGTGGGAAGACGACAACGGGTTTGCCAAATCCGACAAGGCGGACGGCGCGCTGGACCGCGACGGCGATGGTTTGACCAATCTGCAGGAGTATCTGAAAGCGACCGATCCGAAGAACGCGGACTCGGATGGGGACACGCTGAAGGACGGCGTCGAGACCGGCACACTCGTCTGGGTCAGCAACACGAACACCGGAACCGATCCGTTGAGTTCCGACACCGACGCCGACGGCTTGAAGGACGGGGTGGAAACCAACACCCGAGTCTTCGCCGGCGCGAGCAATACGGGTACCAATCCGGTCTTGAAAGACTCGGACGGGGACGGATTCCCTGACGGCGCGGAAGTCACGCTCGGAAGTTCGCCGATCGACACCCGGGGCGTTCCCATCAAACCCGGCAGCGTGAACCTGCTCGCGTACTGGGATTTCAACGACGCCAGCGTGGCGGAAAAGACCTCGGACAGAATCCACAGCATCACCGGCGCTTTGGAGAACGGCGCCGTTTACACGGCGGACCAGGGCGGTCGCACGGGACGGTCGGGGGACCGCGCCATGGACTTCGGCCCGGACAGCACCCGGCAAACGGTGCGGGTGACGGGCGCCCAGTGGATCAACGTGGCCTCGGCGGGCGACAAAATGACGGTTTCCTTCTGGCAGCAATTGACAGAAGTGGCCAACACTTCGTCGTTCTGGATGAACTCGCCTTCCAGTTCGGGGACCTCCCGCGGTTTTCAGGCCCACGTTCCGTGGGGCAACCGCAACCTCTACTTCGACACCGCCGGCTGCTGCGACACGACCACCCAGCGCATCAACGCCAGCATCGACACGATGAATCCGGATTTCGATTTCACGCAGTGGCACCACTTCGCTTTCGTGAAAAACGGCGCGACCAAGGAAATCTGGATCGATGGCAAAGTGTTCTTGTCCGGGAGAAGCACCTCCCGCTTGCCGACGGATTTCACCGAGCTTTTCATCGGCGCGGCGGGTGATTTCAGCAACAGCCTCCACGGCCTGATCGATGATTTCGCCGTGTTCGCCAGCGCGTTGGACGCATCGCTCATTCTCAAGCTCGCGGAAGGCACGCTGCCCAACCAATTGGAGGCGGACACCGATGGCGATGGCATTCCCGATGCCTGGGAAGATGGCAAGGGACTCAACAAGCAAGACAAAGCGGACGCCGCGCTGGATGCCGACGCCGACGGGTTGACCAATCTGGTGGAATATCAACGCGGCACCGAACCGAAAAACGCGGATACCGACGCGGATGGCCTCAAAGATGGCGTGGAAACCAGCTCCGGCCTCTGGGTCAGCGCCACCAATACCGGAACCGATCCTTTGAACGCCGACACGGATGGCGACGGACTCAAAGACGGCGTAGAGACCAACACGGGCCGCTTTCTCAGCGCCACCGACACGGGCACCAATCCTTTGCTCAGGGATACGGATGGCGATTTGGTGGCGGATGGCGCCGAAGTCATGCTGGAAACTTCACCGGTTGATGTGAAAAGCACTCCCGTCACGGCAGGCGGAGTGAATTTGATCGCGTGGTGGGATTTCAATGACGCCGGCACGACGGACCGGACTCTGGACAAGCTGCATAAATTCTCCGGCAAACTGGAGAATGGCGCGGCCTTCACGCCGGCCGGCGGCGGGCGATCCGGCCAGGGCAGCGACCGGGCCATGGATTTTGGACCGGACAGCGCGCAGCAATTGGTTCGCGTCACGAACGCCGTGTGGTTGAACGCGGCGTCGTCTGCGGACCGCATGAGCGTTTCGGTCTGGGTGAAGTTGGCGGAAGTGGCTAACAGCTCGGCCTTCTGGATGGTCTCGCCTTCCAGTTCCGGGACACAACGCGGGTTCCAGGCGCACACTCCCTGGGGCAACAATAATATCTATTTCGACACCGCCGGTTGTTGCGACACGGCGACCCAGCGCATCAACGCGAGCATTGATACGTTGGGCCCGAACTTCGATTTCACGGCGTGGCGCCATTTCGCCTTCGTCAAGAGCGGCTCCAAAAAGCAAATCTGGATCGATGGGAAAGTGTTCCTGGAAGGGACCAATACGTCGCCGTTGCCAACCGACTTCACGGAGTTCGTCATGGGCGCCGAACCGAGCGGCAACAACAGCATGCACGGCATGATCGACGACTTTGCCGTCTTTGGCAGCGCGCTCACGGCCGAGCAGGTGGCCAAGATCGCTCAAGGAACTGCTCCCGATCAGCTCCAACCGGTCGTCGCGCCCGCGGCGAAATTCACGAAATACACGAAGAACGCCGACGGCAGCATTACGATCGAGTGGACCGGCGGAGGCACGTTGCAGGCGGCCGGCGCATTGACAGGTCCGTGGCAGGACGTGCCCGGCGCGTCCAGCCCATACACCTTCAAGCCAGCAACGGCAGCCCTCTTCGGACGAATCAAGAACTGAGAGTCAAGAAGCTCACGACAAGCAAAGAGGCCGGACGATGTGTTTAGCGTGGTAGGGACGCATTCCACTCCGTCCCAAATCAAGCCTGGAGGCAGACCGACCGTCCAGGAAGAGACGATAACGGACCTGCACTCGGCCCATCAACTCGGTAGGGCGAGTCCGTCCCGGCGAGCCGCTCGACGTGCGTGGAACACGTCCGACTCGGCTCGCTGGGGACAGGCTCGCCCTACCGTCTGGTTCACGGAAAGAGCCAAGGTGCGGGGAAAGGAAGCGAGCTTCGACCCGGCATCGACGCAAGCTCGGCGGGAGCCTCGCTCCACCGTCGCCTGCTGAAGGGTTCAGGGACAACAAAAAAGGCCGGATTGAATTCCGGCCTTCGATTCTTTGAATTGGAGAAAGGCGGTTATTTGTACTTGCGTGTGGTTCGCTCGTAGAGCCACAGGACGTCCGGGTTCGGCGGAGTGCCGTGATTCGCGCCCTGCAAACCGGACTTTCTTACCGGAGGCATGGTGCGTTTGTCCCGCCACTTCTTGATTTCCGAGTGGCCATCGGCGAAGGCAAAGCCGCACGCGCCGTTGTGGTAGCTGGCCGGGATATCCGGGAGCTTGGCCTGGGCCGGATTAGGATAACCGTTCATGTCCACGCAGAAAAAGCCGTCGTTCATGCTGTCCGGGTGTTCATCGACCAGAACCCAGGTCATGCTGGGCCCCGGATCGACCACGTCGGACATCTTGGTGTATTTGCGGAATTCCGGCCCGCCGAACCACGTCCAATCGCCCTGATTCATCCCCATCCAAGAGTTCATCGAGTTGCTCCGGCATCGTTGGATCGCCTGGCCTTTGAACGGGCCCGTCGTCGGCGTCACGGTGTATTTGTCGGCCGGGCACTTGTAGATGGACAACGCGCCGCCGACATACGGCCAGATCGCGCCGTTCTTGATCGTGTTATCTACGTCCCAGTTCTGGGAGTTGCCGTTGGACCAGTCGAGAATCCCGTGAGTCCACGAGAAAGGATAATTGGGGTTCGATTTGTCTTCCGGCGCGTAGGCGAAGGGGAGCTTGTCGTTGTTATCGTCCACATACATTTTCCAGGCGGTCATCAACTGCTTGGTGTTGTTCATGCACGCGATGCCCTGGCCTTTGGCTTTGGCTTTGCTCATCGCCGGAAGAAGCATCCCGGCCAGGATGGCAATGATGGCGATGACGACCAGAAGCTCGATCAACGTGAAGCCTGATTGAGGGCGAGCGGAACGCTGCCTTTGGGGGTTGGGTTTAGAGAGCCACATAGGGTTGCCTTTCTTAGTGCGTTTGGTGAATGAAACTAACGGCTCTATACACCATCGGTGCGCCCAGGACAAGCGTGCGTTTATCCGCATTATTCGCACAAGGCCGCGCAGTGCATCCACGAGTTTATCAGTGTTCGCCTCCACGTAGCGCAGAGTTGCATTCTGCCGTATCGCAGATTTGGAATCTGCGGCATGACGGCCAATCCGGTGCGGTCGGGTGAGTTTGTCGCGCAGCCGACTACAAGTCAGCGATACGGCAGATTGAAAATCTGCGCTACACGTCACTGATAACTTGCGGATGCACCGGGGCCGCGTCTGTCATCCCTGCGGCTGCCGTGCAAAACCGATTTGGTCCGCCACACCTTGCATGGCGACGATCACGTGCTGGATGTGATCGTCCAGAGGAACTCCCAATAACTGAGCGCCACTCTCGATGTCTTCCCTTTTCACAGCGGCGGCGAAGGATTTCTGTTTCATTTTTTTCCGCACGCTGCTGGCGGTCATCCCCGTGAGCTTTTCGGGGCGAACGTAAGCCACGGCCGTGACGAACCCGCACAATTCATCGACCGCAAAGAGCGTCTTCCGGATCGGGCGATCCAGCGGGAATTCCTCCCGGTTCCATTCGGCGTGCGAAAGAATCGCGCCGACGATTTCTTCGTCCAGGCCGCGTTCCCGAAGGATGCGCGCGCCTTCGCGAGTGTGGTCGGGCGGATTGGGCCAGCGTTCGTAATCGAAGTCGTGGACCAATCCAGTGATTCCCCAAATGCCGGCACTCTCGCCGAAATGAGCCGCGTAATGGCGCATTGCTGCTTCGACGGCCAGCGCGTGTTTGAGCAGGGATTCGGACTTGGTGTATTCGTTCAGCAGATTCCAGGCTTCGTCGCGTGTCATGTGAATAGCCTTTGGTTTGGGAGCGTGGCGCGTATCATGGGCGACGCGCTCCAGGATTGTCGAGCGGCAATGGCGAGGAGCGCAACAGGATCAAGTTTCTCTGACGATAGGGCGAGCCTGTCTCCAGCGAGCCGAGTCGAACGTGTTCCGGACACATCGAGCGGCTCGCCGGGACGGACTCGCCCTACCGGCGATCGGGTCCTGAGCCGAGTGCATGGCCGCGTGGCCAAGGAAGCTTTCCATGGCTTCGGAACCGTGCGCACAGCGCATGAACCGGTTGAGGGGAAGGATTGGGGACGGTTCTTAGGGTCCGTGCAAAAATCACTCCCGAACTTTGCCGCTTGCAACGCCGCCGTTGGTTCCCGTATCAACTCCGCAACAACTGTTATGCAAACGAAATTCATCCTTGCCCTGGTCTGTCTGTCCGGACTGGCCCATTACACCACCCGCAGCCAAGACGATATGCCCATTACCAACCAGAAAGCGCTGAAGTTCGAGAGAACCCTTAAAAGGGAAGTCGCGCTGAATTATCTTCTGTTCCTGCCGAACGATTATGAAATCAAAGGGGCCAAACGCTGGCCGCTCATGCTGTTCCTCCACGGCGCCGGAGAGCGCGGCACGAATCTATCCAAAGTGACGCTCCATGGCCCGCCGAAACTCGTGAAGGAGAAGCGGGACTTTCCGTTCATCCTGGTTTCCCCGCAGTGCCCTTCGAATCAACGCTGGGACAACGACGCGTTGCTGGCGTTGCTGGACGAAGTCGTCAAGGAACACAGCGTCGATCCGAAACGAATCTATCTCACGGGCCTGAGCATGGGCGGCTATGGCACGTGGAGCCTGGGCGTTTCGCATCCGGACCGATTCGCCGCCATCGCGCCTATCTGCGGCGGCGGGGAGATTATCGACGTTCTGCTCGCCAGCCGGTCGAAAGCCCCCGCCTTGAGATCGCTCGGGGTTTGGGCATTTCATGGCGGGAAGGATGGCACCGTCAAAGTGTCGGAATCCGAGCGGATGGTGAACGCCTTGAAGAGCGCCGGTGGCAAGGAAGTCGAACTGACCATCTATCCCGAAGCCGGCCACGACTCCTGGACGGAGACCTACAACAATCCGAAGCTCTACGAGTGGTTCCTCCAACACTCCCGCTGATTCACGAACCCTTTCGAGCAGCCAACAATGCGACGAAACC
Above is a window of Verrucomicrobiota bacterium DNA encoding:
- a CDS encoding LamG domain-containing protein, which produces MKAKIHSRRATPLLWVANFAILLTLAPATAFGQAASTAKLIAYWDFNDASVAKKAPDKLHGFTGALETGANYSADKGGRTGQAGDRALDLSTTAARRFVRVSNAGWLNKTAAGDQVTVAFWQKLVVVANSSAFWMNSPSSSGTFRGFQAHVPWGNRNLYFDTAGCCDGGTQRIFANIDTLDANFNFMQWHHFAFVKKASTKQIWINGALFLEGENTSPLPTDFSEILIGADGAGGGNTQGWIDDFAIFSSALEPSQITSLAQGALPVSFDKDADGDGIPDWWEDDNGFAKSDKADGALDRDGDGLTNLQEYLKATDPKNADSDGDTLKDGVETGTLVWVSNTNTGTDPLSSDTDADGLKDGVETNTRVFAGASNTGTNPVLKDSDGDGFPDGAEVTLGSSPIDTRGVPIKPGSVNLLAYWDFNDASVAEKTSDRIHSITGALENGAVYTADQGGRTGRSGDRAMDFGPDSTRQTVRVTGAQWINVASAGDKMTVSFWQQLTEVANTSSFWMNSPSSSGTSRGFQAHVPWGNRNLYFDTAGCCDTTTQRINASIDTMNPDFDFTQWHHFAFVKNGATKEIWIDGKVFLSGRSTSRLPTDFTELFIGAAGDFSNSLHGLIDDFAVFASALDASLILKLAEGTLPNQLEADTDGDGIPDAWEDGKGLNKQDKADAALDADADGLTNLVEYQRGTEPKNADTDADGLKDGVETSSGLWVSATNTGTDPLNADTDGDGLKDGVETNTGRFLSATDTGTNPLLRDTDGDLVADGAEVMLETSPVDVKSTPVTAGGVNLIAWWDFNDAGTTDRTLDKLHKFSGKLENGAAFTPAGGGRSGQGSDRAMDFGPDSAQQLVRVTNAVWLNAASSADRMSVSVWVKLAEVANSSAFWMVSPSSSGTQRGFQAHTPWGNNNIYFDTAGCCDTATQRINASIDTLGPNFDFTAWRHFAFVKSGSKKQIWIDGKVFLEGTNTSPLPTDFTEFVMGAEPSGNNSMHGMIDDFAVFGSALTAEQVAKIAQGTAPDQLQPVVAPAAKFTKYTKNADGSITIEWTGGGTLQAAGALTGPWQDVPGASSPYTFKPATAALFGRIKN
- a CDS encoding HDIG domain-containing protein, encoding MTRDEAWNLLNEYTKSESLLKHALAVEAAMRHYAAHFGESAGIWGITGLVHDFDYERWPNPPDHTREGARILRERGLDEEIVGAILSHAEWNREEFPLDRPIRKTLFAVDELCGFVTAVAYVRPEKLTGMTASSVRKKMKQKSFAAAVKREDIESGAQLLGVPLDDHIQHVIVAMQGVADQIGFARQPQG
- a CDS encoding phospholipase: MQTKFILALVCLSGLAHYTTRSQDDMPITNQKALKFERTLKREVALNYLLFLPNDYEIKGAKRWPLMLFLHGAGERGTNLSKVTLHGPPKLVKEKRDFPFILVSPQCPSNQRWDNDALLALLDEVVKEHSVDPKRIYLTGLSMGGYGTWSLGVSHPDRFAAIAPICGGGEIIDVLLASRSKAPALRSLGVWAFHGGKDGTVKVSESERMVNALKSAGGKEVELTIYPEAGHDSWTETYNNPKLYEWFLQHSR
- a CDS encoding ABC transporter permease codes for the protein MNTFTLIRRSLRFHARAHLGALLGAAVGSAVLVGALVVGDSVRHSLQRFALLRLGKVDVALASGDRFFRAELLSSRTNSLDNVGVTALQLPATASADGGARRANRVQLLGVDERFWNLAEQPPVFEFPTQDSVVLNRALAEQLAAKPGDAVLLRVPKASRLSREAPISPQEDSSVALRLTVRAIASDEEFGRFSLHASQAPPFNAFVSLPWLQEQLKLPGRANLVLMVMDRDPWALPTATAALRRAWDLADAELELREIPEANALELRTSRVFLDAPITDTALKAATNASGVLTYFVNELRAGDRAAPYSMVTAIGEPIVPRDMRDDEILINQWLAEDLNAKPGDELALSYYVVGIMRKMEERTSRFRIRAIVPMARPYADRSLMPDFPGMVEAKNCRDWDTGFPIALDKMRQKDNDYWEEHKGTPKAFVTLAAGQKMWTNRFGNLTAVRFPPSHPIPLPLGGGEGVRRTGEGAVREAESVDAQTVSGNSLPASPAPASDLANLRTRVRDAILEKLDPASIGFNFEPVRKQALDAVAQAQDFGQLFLGFSFFLIVAALLLMGLLFQFGIEQRTTEVGTLLALGFTPRQVRRLLIFEGGGLALLGGAAGTLGGCAYAWAMLRGLATIWRDASGTSALRFHAEPLSLAIGGFAGALVAWLTIWLVLRKQAQQPARELLAGGGDLNLQATAWKESARSVVEARVPPHPGPLPWGEGESFAAVRQTERGRLVPTPALDFPLPQGEGQGEGEGDMILRRTDSLSAARFYSARSNRSLWLAVAGVILSSIILGAAIFMNRETGAGAFFGAGALLLISGLAFAAAFLTALTYSGAAARPTLSALGVRNATRRRKRSLATVGLLASGSFMILAVGVFRLDSEIDAARRSSGTGGFALIGEATYPVVHDLNSAEGREFFGLDTNDFAGTAIVPLRVRDGEDASCLNLNRAQKPRLLGVQPELLDQRNAFTFAAVAKGLPTDHPWLLLSRSGEGEVPAIGDQASIQWALGKKVGDTLDYTDERGQVFKIRLVASVANSILQGNLLIGEDEFRARFTHEEGYRMFLIDAPSNRVGKISAALSRALQDLGLELTPASRRLAAFNAVQNTYLNTFQVLGGLGLLLGSVGLGVVVLRNVLERRGELALLLAVGFRPRVLRWLVLSEHGALLLAGSGIGVLAALIAVAPAILSAAANVPVRSLALVLGGVWLSGALWTWLATRLALRGRLLDALRSE
- a CDS encoding prepilin-type N-terminal cleavage/methylation domain-containing protein yields the protein MWLSKPNPQRQRSARPQSGFTLIELLVVIAIIAILAGMLLPAMSKAKAKGQGIACMNNTKQLMTAWKMYVDDNNDKLPFAYAPEDKSNPNYPFSWTHGILDWSNGNSQNWDVDNTIKNGAIWPYVGGALSIYKCPADKYTVTPTTGPFKGQAIQRCRSNSMNSWMGMNQGDWTWFGGPEFRKYTKMSDVVDPGPSMTWVLVDEHPDSMNDGFFCVDMNGYPNPAQAKLPDIPASYHNGACGFAFADGHSEIKKWRDKRTMPPVRKSGLQGANHGTPPNPDVLWLYERTTRKYK